The genomic stretch GATGCGGTCCTGTCCGGGCGGACGACACCGCGCGACCATATCCTGATCGAAAGTCCGGGAGGTTATATCACTTACCCGAATCGGGCGATCCGCAACGATCGCTGGAAGCTGATCGCAAGCCACCCGCACCGCTCCTCCGAGAATCTGCATTACGAGCTCTACGATATGGAGGCCGACCGCTTCGAGTTGACCAACTTGTACGGGGATCCGACGCACGCCACGGTCGCTAATCAATTACGCGAAGCCCTCGACAGCGCACTGCCCCTGAACTGAGCGCGGACGAGCCTCGTGAAACGGACGCAGAGGACAGCCGAGTTCAAGTGCGCCCGCCTGAGCAGAACAAAAAAACCCGCTGGTGCCGTGAGGGCGCCAGCGGGTTTTTGCAAGACGGCTCTTCGCCGAACCGTCGACGTATCGCTTTTCGTTTTTTAGATACGAGTGTTGTAGTATTCGATGACTTGCTGGACATCGATCAGGAAAGGCACTGATTCCGCAGTCGGAGCCGAGGTCACGGAAGCCTGCTTTTTTTCCATGTCGAGGGTGATCCAATCCGGCAGATAGAGCGAGGGCTGCGCCAACGACTCCGTGAGAACGGCGAGATTGAAACTGCGTTGGCGCACCTGGATCGAATCGCCCGCCTTCACCTGCGCGGAAGGAACGTCGGTCTTGCGGCCGTTAAGCATGAAGTGACCGTGATTGACCAACTGACGCGCAGCCGGAATGGACGAAGCGAATCCGGCACGAAAAACGGCGTTGTCCAGCCGAGATTCCAGCAATTCGAGCACACGCACACCGGCTGCGATCTTGGACTTACGGGCTTGCTTCACGAGCCGACGCATCTGGCTCTCGGTCACACCGTAGTTCATCTTCAGCTTCTGCTTTTCTTTCAGCTGGACGCCATAGACAGAATCCGCTCGGCGACGCTTGGCTCCGTGCTCTCCCGGCGGGTACGGCTTCCGATACGGGGATTTGCGCGAGAGGCCCGGCAGCTCGACGTTGAGCGCTCGCATGACACGAAGTCTGGGTCCGGTATAGCGTGACATTCTAATCTTTCTCCTTGAATTCTGTAGAACAGAATTTTTACTGGTGCTGATTTGCAGGCTTTTGGTTCTGGTTAAATCCCGAGAGCAAGCCGCGACAGTCTGTCGACTTGGCATCACCAAGCCTCAATTCCCCCCCTACGAGAATACGCAATCGGGGAAAACAGCTTCCGAACCGCAAAGTCCGGTAAAGCCTTTAGATATTGCCAATTTGCAAGTCAACATGGGGCGATACCGGTCGTCCCCGGAGGATCGCGGCAGGAGCTACATCCATCCCCGCCAGAGACCACAGAAGACCACTCGAAACCTGAGTGAAATTAGTATCCTGTGCGGATTACCACGACGTCCGCGCAGTCTTCAGGCCTCGGCGGCAGCGATGCGGTCCTGCACGTCGGTCAACTTGGCCCGGTCCGCCTTCACCTTGGCCATCGAAACCTCCGGCAGGATATCTCCGGGCAATTTGGGTTGCCGAAAGCCGGTGTAGACCACCTTCCGCGGGCGCTTTTTCGGGCTATAGGCACGATGGAAAGTATCACTGCAATGCACCGTGACGTCACCGGTTTCGGTCGATAGTTTCCGAGACGGCAGGTCAAACGTCGGATCCAGCCCCGCGGCCTGCAAACTCGCGCGATGCGATCCGGGAAGCACGCCCAGAGCCCCACTCTCCTCATCTGCACCCGTGACTGAAATTCCGACCGTCATCGCATTGCACATATAGGAATGCGAGCCC from Candidatus Binatia bacterium encodes the following:
- the rpsD gene encoding 30S ribosomal protein S4, with translation MSRYTGPRLRVMRALNVELPGLSRKSPYRKPYPPGEHGAKRRRADSVYGVQLKEKQKLKMNYGVTESQMRRLVKQARKSKIAAGVRVLELLESRLDNAVFRAGFASSIPAARQLVNHGHFMLNGRKTDVPSAQVKAGDSIQVRQRSFNLAVLTESLAQPSLYLPDWITLDMEKKQASVTSAPTAESVPFLIDVQQVIEYYNTRI